A region from the Haloarcula limicola genome encodes:
- a CDS encoding NUDIX domain-containing protein, translating into MTTAPTDYPSVPDHLTDPEPLRGDVPFHEESDVVDEAVLDRLDELDDMAPVGVTNDDREVLVMRVTDDCRWKIPSSAVAPGEDYAEAARQWVENNVGLDVELDGVVGVWRYEAQSAGGDRTATRNFVVFGASPANEDGGGKLPADGVDAADAAAEVGWFTELPDGAEAVPGTDLFFE; encoded by the coding sequence ATGACAACAGCACCCACAGACTACCCTTCAGTACCCGATCATCTCACCGACCCCGAACCGCTGCGCGGCGACGTGCCGTTTCACGAGGAGAGCGACGTCGTCGACGAGGCGGTCCTCGACCGGCTCGACGAGCTAGACGATATGGCCCCTGTCGGCGTGACGAACGACGACCGCGAGGTGCTCGTGATGCGAGTCACCGACGATTGCAGGTGGAAGATCCCCAGTAGCGCCGTCGCGCCCGGCGAGGACTACGCCGAGGCCGCTCGGCAGTGGGTCGAGAACAACGTCGGTCTCGACGTGGAACTCGACGGTGTAGTCGGCGTCTGGCGCTACGAAGCCCAGAGTGCGGGCGGCGACCGAACGGCGACCCGCAATTTCGTCGTCTTCGGCGCGTCGCCGGCGAACGAAGACGGTGGCGGCAAGTTACCGGCCGACGGCGTCGACGCGGCGGACGCGGCGGCGGAAGTCGGGTGGTTCACGGAACTACCCGATGGTGCCGAAGCGGTTCCGGGCACCGACCTGTTCTTCGAGTGA
- a CDS encoding ABC1 kinase family protein, translating into MSDSQRPAGGGPAADTDVRQPTGLRVTLRALWRVLVVGWQFLPFAVAWARDRKRFVVVGRSRSVSSEDRTRRARRLKSTFLDLGPAFIKLGQMLSTRPDALPREYIDVLAELQDKVPPDPWDEIEPLLERELGGPVAERFDEFDTSPISGASLGQVYEAELDGQRVAVKVLRPDIRERVESDLRVLSTLTPILTSGADPAQAFTLENLTEEFSATIRREMDYAHEARMLREIGDSFADTDDVAIPDVVESHSTDRVVTMSYVDGVKIDDVTRLDEMGVDRERLVQRLEEVYIQMIVEDGRFHADPHPGNLAVQPDGTLVFYDFGMTGRLGARTREQLMEFYVGLATDDVERVMDAFVAMGALDPMADREVMREAFEIVIQQFRGEDISEYRIEQLVGEFESQLYEFPMRLPQDLALVVRVTTVLEGVCRTLDPEFDFIEVITDYVMEQGATDMSGALREEIEETVTRSVRSSVTALPRAEAALDTAARDELVLETLLEDSGGLARQMAIRLLLGIVAAAGIPVAAFLFVTTTIEATALAVAVTGITLGVIGWSFRGQRRAALTTPQFTRHEMRRRREDER; encoded by the coding sequence GTGAGCGACTCGCAGCGACCGGCCGGCGGCGGCCCGGCAGCGGATACGGACGTCCGGCAGCCGACGGGTCTCCGCGTCACGCTCCGCGCGCTGTGGCGGGTCCTCGTCGTCGGCTGGCAGTTCCTCCCGTTCGCGGTCGCGTGGGCGCGCGACCGCAAGCGGTTCGTCGTCGTCGGCCGCTCCCGCTCGGTTTCGAGCGAGGATCGGACCCGGCGCGCCCGCCGACTGAAGTCGACGTTTCTCGACCTCGGCCCGGCGTTCATCAAGCTCGGGCAGATGCTCTCGACGCGGCCCGACGCGCTCCCGCGGGAGTACATCGACGTGCTCGCGGAGCTGCAGGACAAGGTGCCGCCGGACCCGTGGGACGAGATCGAACCCCTGCTCGAACGCGAACTGGGCGGTCCGGTGGCCGAGCGCTTCGACGAGTTCGACACCTCCCCCATCAGCGGCGCGTCGCTCGGGCAGGTGTACGAGGCCGAACTCGACGGACAGCGAGTCGCCGTGAAGGTACTGCGGCCGGACATCCGCGAGCGCGTCGAGTCTGACCTGCGCGTGCTGTCGACGCTGACGCCGATTCTGACCTCCGGCGCGGACCCCGCACAGGCGTTCACGCTCGAGAACCTCACCGAGGAGTTCTCGGCGACCATCCGCCGGGAGATGGACTACGCCCACGAGGCGCGGATGTTGCGCGAAATCGGGGATAGCTTCGCGGACACCGACGACGTGGCGATCCCCGACGTCGTCGAGAGCCACTCGACCGATCGCGTGGTGACGATGAGCTACGTCGACGGCGTGAAGATAGACGACGTGACGAGACTCGATGAGATGGGAGTCGACCGCGAGCGGCTCGTCCAGCGCCTCGAAGAGGTCTATATCCAGATGATCGTCGAGGACGGGCGCTTCCACGCCGACCCGCACCCGGGGAACCTGGCGGTCCAGCCCGACGGGACGCTCGTCTTCTACGACTTCGGGATGACCGGCCGCCTCGGCGCGCGGACCCGCGAGCAACTGATGGAGTTCTACGTCGGGCTGGCGACCGACGACGTGGAGCGGGTGATGGACGCCTTCGTCGCCATGGGCGCGCTGGACCCGATGGCCGACCGCGAGGTGATGCGCGAGGCGTTCGAGATCGTCATCCAGCAGTTCCGCGGCGAGGACATCAGCGAGTACCGCATCGAGCAGCTCGTCGGCGAGTTCGAGAGTCAGCTGTACGAGTTCCCGATGCGCCTCCCGCAGGACCTCGCGCTGGTCGTCCGTGTGACCACGGTCTTAGAGGGCGTCTGTCGCACGCTCGACCCGGAGTTCGACTTCATCGAAGTCATCACCGACTACGTGATGGAGCAGGGAGCGACCGATATGAGCGGCGCGCTCCGCGAGGAGATAGAGGAGACGGTGACGCGGTCGGTGCGGTCGAGCGTGACCGCGCTCCCGCGTGCCGAAGCGGCGCTCGACACCGCCGCGCGGGACGAACTCGTCCTGGAGACGCTACTCGAAGACAGCGGCGGGCTGGCCCGACAGATGGCGATACGGCTCCTGCTCGGCATCGTCGCCGCCGCGGGGATCCCGGTGGCGGCGTTCCTCTTCGTGACGACGACCATCGAAGCGACCGCCCTGGCAGTCGCGGTCACGGGTATCACGCTCGGCGTCATCGGGTGGTCGTTCCGCGGACAGCGGCGGGCGGCGCTGACGACGCCGCAGTTCACGCGCCACGAGATGCGGCGACGGCGCGAGGACGAGCGATAA
- a CDS encoding YeeE/YedE family protein: MVFETLFPNGWVHYLLGGLLIGAGTAIIYLSTGIIAGASTFLESTLSYVSAKSRFQQYRFRASRDWRVVFTLGIVLGGAAYGLTFGEFGWTTDVQWWRLLVGGLFVGVGTRLGKGCTSGHGVCGVGSLSETSLLNVATFVGVAVGTAQIVAALGVTP, from the coding sequence ATGGTCTTCGAGACGCTATTCCCGAACGGGTGGGTTCACTACCTGCTCGGCGGGCTACTCATCGGCGCGGGCACCGCGATTATCTACCTCTCGACCGGGATCATCGCGGGTGCCAGCACGTTCCTCGAATCGACGCTGTCGTACGTCTCCGCGAAGTCCCGCTTCCAGCAGTATCGATTCCGCGCATCACGTGACTGGCGCGTCGTCTTCACGCTCGGCATCGTGCTGGGCGGTGCCGCCTACGGCCTGACGTTCGGCGAGTTCGGTTGGACCACCGACGTTCAGTGGTGGCGACTGCTCGTCGGCGGCCTCTTCGTCGGCGTGGGGACGCGCCTCGGCAAGGGCTGTACCTCCGGCCACGGCGTCTGCGGCGTCGGGTCGCTCTCGGAGACGTCGCTGCTGAACGTGGCGACGTTCGTCGGCGTCGCCGTCGGGACCGCACAGATCGTCGCGGCGCTGGGGGTGACGCCGTGA
- a CDS encoding DUF4013 domain-containing protein — translation MLRDALSYPQRGPGWLWTVITGSLLTLAGVVLFVPLIPVQGYLLRVVRSTAEGRPNPPKFSDWGDLFLDGARSITVQVAYVFVPVMLLLGAVLAPTVGYPQLGTPLLAVAGFVGAVAAVALPAALARLATTDRLAAAFDARAIAETARQPIYVVAIVEAYVALFVIAGLGGVFVLILVGAAFAFYGQVVGYHLFARGYAGAIGDGQDPMA, via the coding sequence ATGCTGCGTGACGCGCTCTCCTATCCACAGCGGGGACCGGGGTGGCTCTGGACGGTGATCACCGGGAGCCTGCTGACGCTGGCCGGCGTCGTGCTGTTCGTCCCGCTCATCCCGGTCCAGGGGTATCTGCTCCGGGTCGTCCGCTCGACGGCCGAGGGGCGACCGAACCCGCCGAAGTTCTCGGACTGGGGCGACCTCTTCCTCGACGGCGCGCGCTCGATCACGGTGCAGGTCGCCTACGTCTTCGTCCCGGTGATGCTGCTGCTCGGAGCCGTGCTCGCGCCGACGGTGGGGTATCCGCAGTTGGGGACGCCCCTGTTGGCAGTCGCCGGCTTCGTCGGTGCCGTCGCCGCCGTGGCGCTCCCCGCGGCGCTCGCTCGGCTGGCGACGACCGACCGTCTCGCCGCGGCGTTCGACGCCCGGGCGATCGCCGAGACCGCCCGCCAGCCCATCTACGTCGTCGCCATCGTCGAGGCGTACGTCGCGCTGTTCGTCATCGCCGGTCTCGGCGGCGTCTTCGTCCTCATCCTCGTCGGGGCGGCGTTCGCCTTCTACGGCCAGGTCGTCGGCTATCACCTGTTCGCGCGCGGCTACGCCGGGGCGATCGGCGACGGACAGGACCCGATGGCCTGA
- a CDS encoding tyrosine--tRNA ligase, whose product MDTAERIDLVSRHTQEVVTEEELAELFEAGDPTAYIGYAPTGEMHIGHFTTMRKLADFLRAGVEVTVLIADLHAHLDDNKSPFDLLDARSTYYETAIEGMIDAAGADPDDVEFVRGTDFQLDEEYTLEMYRMAAETTIARSQRAASEVVRESESPNLGGLIYPLMQTLDVKALDADIAYGGVDQRGIYMLSREILPDHGGESPVCVFAPLLSGLSGGKMSASDAASKVNLTDSDEEVEEKIGQAYCPAGELEDNGVLEYLNHLVFPVLEAGGESFVVSRPEEYGGDLVYESYDAVEEDFLSGELHPADLKPAVASAVSEVIDPVRTRLNERPELLAEAYPETYGDDA is encoded by the coding sequence ATGGATACGGCCGAGCGAATCGACCTCGTGAGCAGGCACACCCAGGAGGTCGTCACGGAGGAGGAGTTAGCGGAGTTGTTCGAGGCTGGCGACCCGACGGCGTACATCGGCTACGCGCCCACCGGCGAGATGCACATCGGCCACTTCACGACGATGCGAAAGCTCGCGGACTTCCTGCGAGCCGGCGTCGAGGTGACGGTGCTCATCGCCGACCTCCACGCCCATCTGGACGACAACAAGAGCCCGTTCGACCTGCTGGACGCTCGCTCTACGTACTACGAGACGGCCATCGAGGGGATGATCGATGCCGCCGGCGCGGACCCCGACGACGTCGAGTTCGTTCGCGGGACCGACTTCCAACTCGACGAAGAGTACACCTTAGAGATGTACCGCATGGCCGCGGAGACGACCATCGCGCGCTCACAGCGCGCCGCGAGCGAAGTCGTCCGCGAGTCCGAGAGCCCGAACCTCGGCGGCCTCATCTACCCGCTGATGCAGACGCTGGACGTGAAGGCCCTAGACGCCGACATCGCCTACGGCGGGGTCGACCAGCGGGGCATCTACATGCTCTCTCGCGAGATTCTGCCCGACCACGGCGGCGAATCCCCGGTCTGCGTCTTCGCGCCGCTGCTCTCGGGCCTCTCCGGCGGGAAGATGAGCGCCTCCGACGCCGCCTCGAAGGTGAACCTCACCGACAGCGACGAGGAAGTCGAGGAGAAGATCGGACAGGCCTACTGCCCGGCCGGCGAGCTCGAAGACAACGGCGTGCTGGAGTACCTGAACCACCTCGTCTTCCCGGTTCTGGAAGCCGGCGGCGAGTCGTTCGTCGTCTCCCGGCCCGAGGAGTACGGCGGGGATCTCGTCTACGAGAGCTACGACGCCGTCGAGGAGGACTTCCTCAGCGGCGAACTCCACCCCGCCGATCTGAAGCCCGCCGTGGCGAGCGCCGTCTCCGAGGTCATCGACCCGGTGCGGACGCGCCTGAACGAGCGGCCCGAACTCCTGGCCGAGGCCTACCCTGAGACGTACGGCGACGACGCGTAA
- a CDS encoding redoxin domain-containing protein: MVSVGDEAPDFTAPLANGDVDEVTLSEAVDDGPVVLAFFPGAFTSVCSDEMETFDDKLEELADAGATLYGVSIDTPFAQNAFRDDAGLTFDLISDNDRDIIDAYDLSMDFAALGVHNLAKRSVFVVDDDGVVAYEWVSDDPGVEPDYDEVLEAARAA, translated from the coding sequence ATGGTTTCTGTCGGCGACGAGGCTCCGGACTTTACCGCACCGCTCGCGAACGGCGACGTAGACGAGGTCACGCTGTCCGAGGCCGTCGACGACGGCCCGGTCGTCCTCGCCTTCTTCCCGGGCGCGTTCACGAGCGTCTGCAGCGACGAGATGGAGACCTTCGACGACAAACTGGAGGAGCTGGCCGACGCCGGCGCGACGCTCTACGGCGTCAGCATCGACACGCCGTTCGCCCAGAACGCCTTCCGCGACGACGCCGGACTCACCTTCGACCTGATAAGCGACAACGACCGGGATATCATCGACGCCTACGATCTCTCGATGGATTTCGCGGCGCTTGGCGTTCACAACCTCGCCAAGCGGTCGGTGTTCGTCGTCGACGACGACGGCGTCGTCGCCTACGAGTGGGTCAGCGACGACCCCGGCGTCGAACCCGACTACGACGAGGTGCTCGAAGCCGCCCGAGCCGCCTGA
- a CDS encoding class I SAM-dependent methyltransferase: MEDRSRAGVRRTYERIGDHFSKTREYAWPEVESFVADAASAETALDLGCGNGRHAELLAGVADRVIALDASRALLSEARARVGPRVSLVQGDAATLPLRDGTVDLAVYVATLHHLPSAADRRASLDELARVLAPDGRALVSAWSTAHDRFDADADAEEGFDTTVDWTLPGGETVPRFYHIYAPAEFERDIEASGLALHSLEISSGNCYAVVGSEGKVP, encoded by the coding sequence ATGGAAGACCGCTCCCGGGCCGGCGTCCGTCGGACCTACGAGCGCATCGGCGACCACTTCTCGAAGACGCGGGAGTACGCCTGGCCCGAGGTCGAGTCGTTCGTCGCCGACGCCGCGTCCGCCGAGACCGCGCTCGATCTCGGCTGTGGCAACGGCCGCCACGCCGAACTGCTGGCCGGCGTCGCCGACCGCGTGATCGCCCTCGACGCGAGTCGCGCGCTGCTCTCCGAGGCCCGCGCCCGCGTCGGCCCGCGCGTCTCGCTCGTCCAGGGCGACGCGGCGACGCTCCCGCTCCGGGACGGGACCGTCGACCTCGCCGTCTACGTCGCGACGCTCCATCACCTCCCGTCGGCCGCCGACCGCCGCGCCAGCCTCGATGAGCTCGCCCGCGTCCTCGCGCCCGACGGCCGCGCCCTCGTCAGCGCGTGGAGCACCGCCCACGACCGCTTCGACGCCGACGCGGACGCCGAGGAGGGCTTCGACACCACCGTCGACTGGACGCTCCCCGGCGGCGAGACGGTCCCGCGCTTCTATCACATCTACGCGCCCGCGGAGTTCGAACGCGATATCGAAGCCAGCGGGCTCGCCCTTCACTCGCTCGAAATTTCGAGCGGCAACTGCTACGCCGTCGTCGGCTCCGAAGGGAAAGTGCCTTAA
- a CDS encoding DUF6691 family protein gives MPAILLGGVVFGFGLGLSQMYRPEVVLRFLRLSDLGLLLVMGGASVVAGVVFAVGSRTDRTAPLTGREFGKRVKSMDRNVLLGGGVFGVGWGISGICPGAAYASLGVGNVTILYAVVGMFAGAYLQGYLRSETSAAEQTAEEPA, from the coding sequence ATGCCGGCCATCCTGCTCGGCGGCGTGGTCTTCGGTTTCGGTCTCGGACTGAGTCAGATGTACCGCCCGGAGGTCGTCCTGCGCTTCCTCCGGTTGTCGGACCTCGGCCTCCTGCTGGTGATGGGCGGCGCGAGCGTCGTCGCCGGCGTCGTCTTCGCAGTCGGGTCGCGGACCGACCGGACCGCGCCGCTGACCGGCCGCGAGTTCGGCAAGCGCGTGAAATCGATGGACCGAAACGTCCTGCTGGGCGGCGGCGTCTTCGGCGTCGGCTGGGGGATCTCGGGCATCTGCCCGGGGGCGGCCTACGCCAGTCTCGGCGTCGGTAACGTCACCATCCTCTATGCCGTCGTCGGCATGTTCGCCGGCGCGTACCTGCAGGGATACCTCCGCTCGGAGACCAGCGCGGCCGAACAGACGGCGGAGGAACCGGCATGA
- a CDS encoding HD domain-containing protein has protein sequence MSEQEADTRGRIYEPNAEHAFPDERVNDVLDALAADEEVQAYLEAQNVNPVKRKRYNDHGAKHISIVRHRAMCLYDLLKAGGVEFNGAGDQGLDEADEAVIVALASTLHDIGHVVHRDDHPYYSIPLAADLLDKILPEFYDVGDQVRVKGEVLHAILCHHTEEQPLTLEAGVVRVADALDMERGRSRIPYERGGRGINTVSSQAIETVTLSSGDDYPVLVEIEMNNAAGVYQVDNLLKAKLTDSGLESHVRIVALNTREDGNQIVERIEL, from the coding sequence ATGAGCGAGCAAGAAGCGGACACCCGCGGCCGCATCTACGAGCCCAACGCCGAGCACGCCTTTCCCGACGAGCGAGTCAACGACGTCCTCGACGCGCTCGCCGCCGACGAGGAGGTACAGGCGTATCTCGAAGCCCAGAACGTCAATCCGGTCAAGCGCAAGCGGTACAACGACCACGGGGCGAAACACATCAGCATCGTCCGCCACCGAGCGATGTGTCTGTACGACCTGTTGAAAGCGGGCGGCGTCGAGTTCAACGGTGCCGGCGATCAGGGGCTCGACGAGGCCGACGAGGCGGTCATCGTCGCGCTCGCCTCGACGCTACACGACATCGGACACGTCGTCCACCGCGACGACCACCCCTACTACTCGATCCCGCTCGCGGCGGACCTCCTCGATAAGATCCTCCCCGAGTTCTACGACGTGGGCGACCAGGTCCGGGTGAAAGGCGAAGTCCTCCACGCGATCCTCTGTCACCACACGGAGGAGCAGCCGCTGACGCTCGAAGCCGGCGTCGTCAGGGTCGCCGACGCGCTGGACATGGAACGCGGACGCTCTCGCATCCCCTACGAACGCGGCGGACGCGGCATCAACACGGTCTCCAGTCAGGCCATCGAGACGGTGACGCTCAGCTCCGGCGACGACTATCCGGTCCTCGTCGAGATCGAGATGAACAACGCCGCCGGCGTCTATCAGGTCGACAACCTTCTGAAGGCGAAGCTGACGGATTCCGGGCTCGAAAGCCACGTTCGCATCGTCGCGCTCAACACCCGCGAAGACGGCAACCAGATCGTCGAACGGATCGAGCTCTAG
- a CDS encoding twin-arginine translocase TatA/TatE family subunit, whose protein sequence is MSGTFVPLFPGFPGGMEMMVILLIAVLLFGANKIPKLARSTGEAMGEFQKGREEVEQELEEMRDGVSPESQDADATTETTETTTTETDTDTATSTSEETATETNN, encoded by the coding sequence ATGTCAGGGACATTCGTACCGCTATTCCCGGGGTTCCCGGGCGGGATGGAGATGATGGTCATCCTCCTCATCGCCGTCCTGCTGTTCGGCGCAAACAAGATTCCGAAACTCGCTCGCTCGACGGGCGAGGCGATGGGTGAGTTCCAGAAAGGCCGCGAAGAAGTCGAGCAGGAGCTCGAAGAGATGCGCGACGGCGTCTCTCCCGAATCACAGGATGCCGATGCCACCACGGAGACGACCGAAACGACGACCACCGAGACGGACACCGACACCGCCACCTCGACGTCCGAGGAGACGGCAACCGAAACGAACAACTGA
- a CDS encoding DUF2270 domain-containing protein, translating into MTDREFDPSGERERSLGAGLFEREMGPSSSMAHLYRGEVHRMTRWRERLDRTTNWAVTVMAAILTWSFSAPGRPHYLVLVGLVTLGVFLGIEAHRYRGFDVWRSRVRLIQQNVWSHGLDPREDVDDGAWRRKLSADYHRPTLKVPFEEAVAHRLRRVYLALFSVVTAAWFIRVTSFAQSGPWPESARIGAVPGVVVTAVVVAAYLASVAVAFRPRTWYSRSELRECQVDDWRE; encoded by the coding sequence ATGACTGATCGAGAGTTCGACCCGAGCGGCGAGCGCGAACGGAGTCTCGGCGCGGGCCTGTTCGAACGGGAGATGGGACCGAGTTCGTCGATGGCCCACCTCTACCGCGGCGAAGTCCACCGAATGACCCGGTGGCGCGAGCGACTCGACCGCACCACGAACTGGGCGGTCACGGTCATGGCGGCCATCCTCACGTGGTCGTTTTCCGCCCCCGGACGGCCGCACTATCTCGTACTGGTGGGGTTGGTCACGCTGGGCGTCTTCCTCGGCATCGAGGCCCACCGCTACCGCGGGTTCGACGTGTGGCGCTCGCGTGTGCGCCTCATCCAGCAGAACGTCTGGTCGCACGGGCTCGACCCGCGAGAGGACGTCGACGACGGCGCGTGGCGGCGGAAACTGAGCGCGGACTATCACCGACCGACGCTGAAAGTGCCCTTCGAAGAGGCCGTCGCCCACCGACTGCGACGGGTGTATCTGGCGCTGTTCAGCGTCGTGACCGCCGCGTGGTTCATCCGCGTCACGTCGTTCGCCCAGTCGGGACCGTGGCCCGAGAGCGCCCGCATCGGTGCCGTCCCCGGCGTCGTCGTCACCGCTGTCGTCGTCGCCGCGTATCTCGCCAGCGTCGCCGTCGCGTTCCGCCCGCGAACGTGGTACTCCCGATCGGAACTGCGGGAGTGTCAAGTGGACGATTGGCGGGAGTAG
- a CDS encoding right-handed parallel beta-helix repeat-containing protein: MGERELSRRAVLKYGAVAGGLTAAGGALGNAAVSDDEEALDRPADEAALAQTNESTTEIQSGCDATIDASGGGDYEAIQAAVDAAETGDTLCVAPGTYAGTVTLSVEGVTLAPTEQGAATISGGDAATGPVLDVTADGVTVEGFEITSPDGARGVRVADGLADVTLRNNRVTEIGPVAEVETVGVLLDGDVESVTIVDNDVTGLAAEGAGATAQGLAVRGGTSDVVVRGNVFEGITATESVGAAIAVDRGADGLAVETNDLLTVVGVENADDATVAASCNYWGMRDGPRQVGTNRAADKGPMADERSAAIGDVEFRPWLVQSIQTASGAESCFGGR, translated from the coding sequence ATGGGCGAGAGAGAGCTCTCACGGCGGGCCGTCCTCAAGTACGGAGCCGTCGCGGGGGGACTGACAGCGGCCGGCGGTGCGCTGGGTAACGCGGCGGTCTCCGACGACGAGGAAGCGCTCGACCGGCCGGCGGACGAAGCGGCCCTCGCACAGACGAACGAGTCGACCACCGAGATCCAGTCGGGTTGCGACGCGACTATCGACGCGAGCGGCGGCGGCGACTACGAGGCGATTCAGGCCGCCGTCGACGCCGCCGAGACCGGTGACACGCTCTGTGTCGCGCCGGGTACCTACGCGGGGACGGTCACCCTCTCGGTCGAGGGCGTGACGCTCGCCCCGACCGAACAGGGAGCCGCGACCATCAGCGGCGGCGACGCGGCGACCGGCCCGGTGCTCGACGTGACTGCCGACGGCGTCACGGTGGAGGGCTTCGAGATCACGAGTCCGGACGGCGCGCGCGGCGTCCGCGTGGCCGACGGGCTCGCCGACGTCACGCTCCGCAACAACCGCGTGACGGAGATCGGTCCGGTCGCCGAGGTCGAGACGGTCGGCGTCCTGCTGGATGGCGACGTCGAGTCGGTGACGATCGTAGACAACGATGTCACGGGCCTTGCGGCCGAGGGCGCGGGCGCGACCGCACAGGGACTCGCCGTCCGCGGCGGGACGAGCGACGTGGTCGTCCGGGGCAACGTCTTCGAGGGGATCACCGCGACCGAGTCCGTCGGCGCGGCGATCGCGGTCGACCGGGGGGCCGACGGCCTCGCCGTCGAGACGAACGACCTGCTGACCGTCGTCGGCGTCGAGAACGCGGACGACGCGACGGTCGCGGCGTCCTGTAACTACTGGGGAATGCGCGACGGCCCGCGACAGGTCGGGACGAACCGCGCCGCGGACAAGGGGCCGATGGCAGACGAGCGAAGCGCGGCCATCGGCGACGTCGAGTTCCGGCCGTGGCTCGTCCAGTCGATTCAGACCGCGAGCGGCGCGGAGTCCTGTTTCGGCGGGCGGTAG
- a CDS encoding plastocyanin/azurin family copper-binding protein produces the protein MKRRNFVRTTCLGLVGAIAGCNGPGTESTPTDGTETPTEAATTAPAATESQPETPTETSTASSTETPTETQTEAGTERPSYPLRQLTEEQKRKLDSGQTYDGSFADRRGSGTVAVAVGQTPSNALFEPPAIWINPGQTVHWEWRDGEHEITHTNGDAFTEKTPTPTRTLTGTATATPGGSISHTFDERGVYMYKCTNHASVGAYGVVVVGGPQTTATAN, from the coding sequence GTGAAACGGCGTAACTTTGTCCGCACTACGTGTCTCGGTCTCGTCGGAGCGATCGCCGGCTGTAACGGACCGGGTACAGAGTCTACGCCGACGGATGGCACGGAGACGCCGACCGAGGCGGCGACCACGGCTCCCGCCGCGACGGAGTCCCAGCCCGAGACGCCGACCGAGACCTCCACCGCGTCGTCGACTGAAACGCCGACCGAGACCCAGACCGAGGCCGGCACCGAGAGGCCGTCATATCCCCTCCGGCAACTGACCGAGGAACAGAAGCGGAAACTCGACTCCGGACAGACGTACGACGGCTCGTTCGCCGACAGACGCGGGAGCGGGACCGTCGCCGTCGCCGTGGGTCAGACCCCCTCGAACGCCCTCTTCGAACCGCCCGCCATCTGGATAAATCCGGGTCAGACTGTCCACTGGGAGTGGCGCGACGGGGAACACGAGATCACACACACGAACGGCGACGCGTTCACCGAGAAGACCCCTACCCCCACGCGGACGCTCACCGGGACGGCCACCGCAACGCCGGGGGGGAGCATCTCGCATACGTTCGACGAACGCGGCGTCTACATGTACAAGTGCACGAACCACGCGTCGGTCGGCGCGTACGGCGTCGTCGTCGTCGGCGGTCCCCAGACGACGGCCACCGCGAACTGA